GTTAAAGCCGCATACCCAGGCCTATGACTATGTGTTTCTGGACTGCCCGCCCAATATCTATAACGTCTCCAAAAACGCCCTCTTCTTTGCGGATCATTACGTCATCCCTTATGTGCCGGATTTCCTTTCGCTGTCGGGTTTCCGTGTGTTTGCCCGTGTGGTGAAACGGTTCCAAGATCAGGCCAGCGGTTACAAGCCAAAGCTCGCCCGGCCATTGATTGCGGCTGCCATCATCAACCGCTATAAAAATGTGGGCAATGTTTTCGATCAAGCCATCAATCAACTCAAGCTGGAGGTTGGCGATCTTCGCTCCAAGGGTTTGATCCACCAGAAAGCGGCCATCCTTAACCCGCCCATTCGTGACTGCTCCAGGATGGCCTCTTGCTCCGACTCCCATCTGCCCGTCATCATTCATGATGAAAACGCCATCAGTTCCCAGGATTATGAGGACATGGCCACCGACTTCCTAGCCCACTTTGCCCAATTCTGATATGAACCATCCTCTGATTTCTGAACTTCAAACCCTGGCTAGCTTGCTCGAAAAGCATCCTCAGCAGGCAGCCTCAAAACAAGCGATCATCCTCCTGGACAAGGTCGCCAAAGCGGTCCGATCTTCGATTGAGTTGATTAAAAATGCGGCTCTCGGTGAATCGCCTGAGATACAGGAGGTCTTGCAATTGCTGAAGCAGGTTCGCGAGGAGCCTTTGTCCGAAGCTGCTGTGAAAACGATGCTT
The DNA window shown above is from Prosthecobacter fusiformis and carries:
- a CDS encoding ParA family protein — encoded protein: MPAKIIAFINFKGGVGKTSNVVNLGAVLARTYHKRVLIVDLDAQCNATFWLLGHAERQRLEDEPQKTTSQIFRDHVNGTRFFDFDEAVIRGVPRSPAGNPHIPTLDLLGAHVDLLETEDILGARTLQPYFTFLEKTLKPHTQAYDYVFLDCPPNIYNVSKNALFFADHYVIPYVPDFLSLSGFRVFARVVKRFQDQASGYKPKLARPLIAAAIINRYKNVGNVFDQAINQLKLEVGDLRSKGLIHQKAAILNPPIRDCSRMASCSDSHLPVIIHDENAISSQDYEDMATDFLAHFAQF